One genomic region from Rhodococcus sp. SBT000017 encodes:
- a CDS encoding NADPH:quinone reductase, which translates to MTAPAIVYTRTGDSSVLELQYREVTEPGAGEVRVRIVVSGVNPTDWKNRTGSGPGEKLAFDEVVPNQDGAGVIDAVGSEVDGLAEGDRVWVYLAQHQRPTGTAQSFAILPASRVVPLPDGVGFDVGASLGVPAMTAHRALTVSEDGPIRLHPGALDGKSVLVAGGAGAVGHAAIQLARWAGATVVTTVSGPEKGALATAAGAHHVVNYKAGDAAAEIRELVPTGIDLVVEVAPAQNAALNAAVGANRASIAVYANNGGDTVTLDVRPNMVLNTRYQFVLLYTVGDEALRNAEEDVSAAAAAGVLEVGDATGLPLHRYSLSETAAAHDAVENGAVGKVLIDVASE; encoded by the coding sequence ATGACTGCTCCAGCAATTGTGTACACCCGCACCGGCGATTCGTCCGTCCTCGAACTGCAGTATCGCGAGGTGACCGAGCCCGGCGCAGGCGAAGTGCGTGTTCGCATCGTGGTCTCCGGCGTCAATCCGACGGACTGGAAGAACCGAACCGGCTCCGGACCGGGTGAGAAGCTGGCATTCGACGAGGTGGTGCCCAACCAGGACGGTGCCGGAGTGATCGACGCGGTCGGCTCCGAGGTCGACGGCCTGGCCGAGGGAGATCGTGTCTGGGTCTACCTGGCCCAGCATCAGCGTCCGACCGGAACAGCACAGTCCTTTGCAATTCTGCCTGCTTCCCGGGTGGTTCCTCTGCCCGACGGCGTCGGCTTCGACGTGGGCGCGAGCCTCGGCGTGCCCGCGATGACGGCACACCGTGCGCTGACCGTCTCCGAGGACGGACCCATTCGGCTGCACCCGGGCGCGTTGGACGGCAAGTCGGTTCTGGTCGCCGGTGGTGCCGGTGCCGTCGGCCATGCTGCGATCCAGTTGGCCCGATGGGCAGGCGCGACCGTGGTGACGACTGTCAGTGGACCGGAGAAGGGCGCACTGGCGACCGCCGCGGGCGCTCACCACGTGGTGAACTACAAGGCCGGTGACGCCGCCGCCGAGATCCGCGAATTGGTTCCCACCGGAATCGATCTCGTCGTCGAGGTTGCTCCCGCACAGAACGCAGCACTCAACGCTGCTGTGGGAGCGAACCGCGCCTCGATCGCGGTGTACGCCAACAACGGCGGTGACACCGTCACGCTCGACGTCCGGCCGAACATGGTGCTGAACACTCGCTACCAGTTCGTGCTGCTCTACACCGTGGGCGACGAGGCTCTGCGGAACGCCGAAGAAGACGTCAGCGCGGCGGCAGCAGCAGGTGTGCTCGAAGTGGGTGACGCCACCGGCCTACCGCTGCACCGCTACTCGTTGAGCGAAACCGCTGCAGCACACGACGCCGTGGAGAACGGAGCCGTCGGCAAGGTGCTGATCGACGTCGCCAGCGAATAA